One window from the genome of Saimiri boliviensis isolate mSaiBol1 chromosome 2, mSaiBol1.pri, whole genome shotgun sequence encodes:
- the PLIN2 gene encoding perilipin-2 isoform X2 has protein sequence MASVAVDPQPSVVTRVVNLPLVSSTYDLMSSAYVNTKDQYPYLKSVCEMAEKGVKTITSVALTSALPIIQKLEPQIAIANTYACKGLDRMEERLPILNQPSTQVVANAKDAVTGAKDAMTTTVTGAKDSVASTITGVMDKTKGAVTGSVEKTKSVVSGSINTVLGSRMMQLVSSGVENALTKSELLVEQYLPLTEEELEKEAKKVEGFDMVHKPSYYVRLGSLSTKLRSRAYQQALSTVKEAKQKSQETISQLHSTVQLIEFARKNVHNANQKIQDAQDKLYLSWVEWKRSIGYDDTDESHCAEHIESRTLAIARNLTQQLQTTCHTLLSNIQGLPQNIQDQAKHIGVMASDIYSVFRNAASFKEVSDSLLTSSKGQLQKMKESLDDVMDYFVNNTPLNWLVGPFYSQMTESQNAQDQGAEMDKSSQEAQQSEHKTH, from the exons atggcatcTGTTGCAGTTGATCCACAACCG AGTGTGGTGACTCGGGTGGTCAACCTGCCCTTGGTGAGCTCCACATATGACCTCATGTCCTCAGCCTATGTCAACACAAAGGACCAGTATCCCTACTTGAAGTCTGTGTGTGAGATGGCAGAGAAGGGCGTGAAGACCATCACCTCGGTAGCCCTGACCAGTGCTCTGCCCATCATCCAGAAGCTAGAGCCGCAAA TTGCGATTGCCAATACCTATGCCTGTAAGGGGCTAGACAGGATGGAGGAGAGACTGCCTATTCTGAATCAGCCATCAACTCAG GTTGTTGCCAATGCCAAAGATGCTGTGACTGGGGCAAAAGATGCCATGACGACAACTGTGACTGGGGCCAAGGATTCCGTGGCCAGCACGATCACAGGGGTGATGGACAAGACCAAAGGGGCAGTGACTGGCAGTGTGGAGAAGACCAAGTCTGTGGTCAGTGGCAGCATTAACACAGTCTTGGGGAGTCGGATGATGCAGCTTGTGAGCAGTGGCGTAGAAAATGCACTCACCAAATCAGAGCTGTTGGTAGAGCAGTACCTCCCTCTCACTGAAGAAGAACTAG aaaaagaagcaaaaaaagttGAAGGATTTGATATGGTTCACAAACCAAGTTATTATGTTAGACTGGGATCCCTGTCTACCAAGCTTCGCTCCCGTGCCTACCAGCAGGCTCTCAGCACGGTTAAAGAAGCTAAGCAAAAAAGCCAAGAGACAATTTCTCAGCTCCATTCTACTGTTCAGCTG ATTGAATTTGCCAGGAAGAATGTGCATAATGCCAATCAGAAAATTCAGGATGCTCAGGATAAACTCTACCTCTCATGGGTGGAGTGGAAAAGGAGCATTGGGTATGATGATACTGATGAGTCCCACTGTGCTGAG cacATCGAGTCACGTACTCTTGCTATTGCCCGAAACCTGACTCAGCAGCTCCAGACCACGTGCCACACCCTCCTGTCCAACATCCAAGGCTTACCACAGAACATCCAAGATCAGGCCAAGCACATAGGGGTGATGGCCAGCGACATCTACTCAGTGTTCCGCAATGCTGCCTCCTTTAAGGAAGTGTCTGACAGCCTCCTCACTTCTAGCAAGGGGCAGCTGCAGAAAATGAAGGAATCTTTAGATGATGTGATGGATTATTTTGTTAACAACACGCCCCTCAACTGGCTGGTAGGTCCCTTTTATTCTCAAATGACTGAGTCTCAGAATGCTCAGGACCAAGGTGCAGAGATGGACAAGAGCAGCCAGGAGGCCCAGCAATCTGAGCACAAAACTCATTAA